A single genomic interval of Prochlorococcus marinus XMU1406 harbors:
- a CDS encoding glycosyl transferase — MDFQQGLITTIHEYGVTRNLLKELNKSLTKRSTSILIPCLYEEFERPALKDIREVLKNLTGLNELVIALSAKTVEQVKAAKSFFDSMPFPVHVQWTNSPSVIELLKSQEKNGLELLGTPGKGWAVWQGIGVATRKSEVVALFDADIRTFSPLYPSRMILPLLDESYGISYVKAFYSRLSLETNQLQGRATRLFVGPLLASLEQLVGKGPFLQYLQSFRYPLAGEFAFTKDLAMNLRIPCDWGLEIGLLSEVYRNVRTSKIAQVDLGLFDHKHKNIGDSSKEGLQKMCTEILSSVLRGLMEHQAETLTSTQLATLEVLYKRVGEDRVKQFGLDSAVNQLPYDRHEEELSVQKFAKLLRPATKDYLACPTTQQLPSWSRVLSCENKLQEDLAIAGTKDIKTSEKELIKNF, encoded by the coding sequence ATGGACTTTCAACAAGGGTTAATCACAACAATACATGAATATGGAGTCACAAGAAATTTACTTAAAGAATTAAACAAAAGTCTTACAAAAAGATCAACCAGCATTCTAATTCCTTGCTTATATGAAGAGTTTGAGAGACCAGCTTTAAAAGATATCAGAGAAGTTTTAAAAAACCTTACAGGTTTAAATGAATTAGTTATTGCTCTCTCTGCAAAAACTGTTGAGCAAGTTAAAGCAGCAAAATCATTTTTTGACTCAATGCCATTCCCAGTTCACGTTCAATGGACTAATTCTCCCTCTGTAATAGAGCTGTTAAAAAGCCAAGAAAAAAATGGGTTAGAACTTTTAGGGACTCCAGGTAAAGGATGGGCTGTCTGGCAAGGCATAGGAGTTGCAACTAGAAAATCAGAGGTTGTTGCTCTTTTTGATGCTGATATAAGAACTTTTAGCCCTTTATATCCTTCAAGAATGATCCTTCCACTTCTAGATGAATCATATGGAATATCTTATGTAAAGGCTTTTTACAGTAGGTTATCTTTAGAAACAAATCAATTGCAAGGAAGAGCAACAAGATTATTTGTGGGTCCTTTATTAGCGAGTCTTGAGCAATTAGTTGGGAAGGGGCCCTTTTTACAATATCTACAATCTTTTAGATATCCATTGGCAGGAGAGTTTGCTTTTACTAAAGACCTAGCTATGAATTTAAGAATACCTTGTGACTGGGGCTTAGAGATAGGTTTATTATCAGAGGTTTATAGAAATGTAAGAACCTCTAAAATAGCCCAAGTTGACCTAGGTTTGTTTGATCATAAACATAAGAATATTGGTGATTCTTCTAAAGAAGGATTGCAAAAAATGTGTACGGAAATACTTTCAAGTGTTTTAAGAGGTCTAATGGAGCATCAAGCCGAAACCTTAACTAGCACTCAACTGGCAACTTTAGAAGTTCTCTACAAAAGAGTTGGAGAAGATCGTGTAAAACAATTTGGATTAGATTCAGCAGTTAATCAACTTCCATACGATAGGCATGAAGAAGAACTATCAGTACAAAAATTTGCGAAACTTTTGAGACCTGCTACAAAAGATTACCTAGCTTGTCCTACAACACAACAGTTACCAAGTTGGTCAAGAGTTTTATCTTGTGAGAACAAACTGCAAGAAGATTTAGCTATTGCTGGGACAAAAGACATAAAGACAAGTGAAAAAGAATTAATTAAAAACTTCTAA
- a CDS encoding urease subunit gamma has protein sequence MHLSPQEKDKLLIFSAALLAERRLNRGLKLNYPETIAFLSFQVLEGARDGKSVSQLMSEGTTWLSKSQVMEGIPEMVDEVQIEAVFPDGTKLVTIHNPIN, from the coding sequence ATGCATCTTTCACCTCAAGAAAAGGATAAATTATTGATTTTTTCTGCTGCGCTCTTAGCTGAAAGAAGACTTAATCGAGGTCTGAAGCTGAATTATCCTGAAACAATTGCTTTTTTAAGTTTTCAAGTTCTTGAAGGAGCTAGAGACGGGAAAAGTGTTAGTCAATTAATGTCAGAGGGAACTACCTGGCTTTCAAAATCACAAGTTATGGAGGGCATTCCGGAAATGGTTGATGAAGTTCAAATAGAGGCAGTTTTTCCTGATGGGACTAAATTAGTTACTATTCACAATCCAATTAATTAG
- the ureC gene encoding urease subunit alpha, which produces MSYKIDRKTYAQTYGPTTGDRVRLADTELFIEVEKDLTTYGDEVKFGGGKVIRDGMGQSQVTRGDGAVDTVITNALILDWWGIIKADVGLKDGKIFQIGKAGNPDIQDKVNIVIGASTEVIAGEGHILTAGSIDTHIHFICPQQIETALASGITTMLGGGTGPATGTNATTCTPGRFHISRMLQSAEAFPMNLGFFGKGNSTNERNLIDQVEAGACGLKLHEDWGTTPSTINSCLNVADNFDVQVCIHTDTLNEAGFVEDTINAIAGRTIHTFHTEGAGGGHAPDIIKICGEKNVLPSSTNPTRPYTRNTLEEHLDMLMVCHHLDSKIPEDIAFAESRIRRETIAAEDILHDIGAFSIIASDSQAMGRVGEVITRTFQTAHKMKVQRGPLSQDSDRNDNYRVKRYISKVTINPAIAHGINKYVGSIEKGKIADLVLWKPSFFAVKPELVVKGGSIVWSQMGDANASIPTPGPVHGRPMFANFGNSLIKSSFTFLSKNSIDQDIPKKLGLQKNCIAVENTRTINKSHLKLNSKLPNISVDPQTYEVFSDGELLTCEPLDVVPMAQRYFLL; this is translated from the coding sequence ATGTCCTATAAAATTGATAGAAAAACTTACGCTCAAACTTACGGACCCACTACTGGGGATAGAGTAAGGCTTGCAGATACCGAATTATTTATAGAAGTAGAGAAAGATTTAACTACTTACGGAGATGAAGTTAAATTTGGAGGTGGTAAGGTTATTCGAGATGGGATGGGACAGTCTCAAGTTACAAGAGGAGATGGAGCTGTAGATACCGTAATAACCAATGCTTTGATTTTAGATTGGTGGGGAATAATTAAGGCGGATGTAGGATTAAAAGACGGGAAGATTTTTCAAATCGGGAAAGCTGGTAATCCTGATATCCAAGATAAAGTTAATATTGTTATTGGAGCCTCAACAGAAGTAATAGCTGGTGAGGGGCATATTCTTACTGCAGGATCAATAGATACTCATATACACTTTATATGTCCCCAACAAATTGAAACGGCACTCGCTTCAGGAATCACAACTATGTTGGGAGGAGGAACTGGACCTGCAACCGGAACAAATGCGACTACCTGCACACCTGGCCGTTTTCATATTTCTCGCATGCTTCAATCTGCAGAAGCATTTCCTATGAATTTAGGTTTTTTTGGTAAAGGAAATTCAACGAATGAGAGAAATCTTATTGATCAAGTCGAGGCCGGTGCATGCGGATTAAAGCTTCATGAAGATTGGGGAACGACTCCATCAACTATAAATTCTTGTTTAAACGTTGCCGATAACTTTGATGTTCAAGTTTGTATTCACACTGATACTTTAAATGAGGCAGGCTTTGTTGAAGATACTATCAATGCTATTGCAGGAAGAACAATTCATACTTTTCATACAGAAGGAGCAGGAGGAGGTCATGCCCCAGATATCATTAAAATTTGTGGAGAAAAAAATGTTCTTCCAAGTAGTACTAATCCAACAAGACCCTATACAAGAAACACACTAGAAGAGCATCTTGATATGCTAATGGTTTGTCATCATTTAGATTCTAAAATCCCAGAAGATATCGCATTCGCTGAATCAAGGATAAGAAGAGAGACTATTGCTGCAGAGGATATCCTTCATGATATAGGAGCCTTCTCAATAATCGCTAGTGACTCTCAAGCTATGGGAAGAGTTGGTGAAGTAATAACAAGAACTTTCCAAACTGCCCATAAAATGAAAGTACAAAGAGGACCTTTATCACAGGATTCTGATAGGAACGATAATTACAGAGTAAAGAGATATATCTCTAAAGTTACAATTAATCCTGCCATAGCGCATGGAATTAATAAATATGTTGGCTCTATTGAAAAAGGAAAAATTGCAGACTTAGTATTGTGGAAACCCTCCTTTTTTGCAGTAAAGCCTGAATTAGTTGTTAAAGGAGGATCTATAGTTTGGTCTCAAATGGGTGATGCAAATGCTTCAATACCTACTCCAGGTCCAGTTCATGGTAGACCTATGTTTGCAAATTTTGGTAATTCCTTAATTAAGAGTTCTTTTACCTTTTTAAGTAAAAATTCAATTGATCAAGATATTCCAAAGAAATTAGGATTACAAAAGAATTGTATTGCCGTAGAAAATACGAGAACTATCAATAAATCACACTTAAAACTAAATAGTAAACTACCCAATATTTCTGTTGATCCTCAAACTTATGAAGTTTTTTCCGATGGGGAACTTCTTACTTGTGAACCACTTGATGTAGTCCCAATGGCTCAGAGGTATTTTTTGCTTTAG
- a CDS encoding urease accessory protein UreD, which translates to MIKTSCEGNCFLNFFNNKASLGNVDKTIFKSKATSPYKLLKSTHDQEGRCILPVLHTAGGLVGGDLLDFEVNLEKNSKVLLTTSSAQKVYGSVGRSKINPKGIFSKQKNLINILDNSHLEYLPQETIIFANGLYEQKFKISISETSSFLFTDLIRLGRSSSGESIESGVFRSKLEIMRNNDLYDDWEYVDQIELSKASFVAKSGMDYMPVFGSLIWICEKDFSKSKINNLVVNIKKIFYENDNNLSIGILENGVSVRFLGSSSQDARKCFFCIWKQIRSVCGFCEPKYQGVWPLQDSMNY; encoded by the coding sequence ATGATTAAAACTTCATGTGAAGGTAATTGTTTCTTAAATTTTTTCAATAATAAAGCAAGTTTAGGAAATGTTGATAAAACAATCTTTAAATCTAAAGCAACTTCTCCTTATAAGTTATTGAAGTCTACTCATGATCAAGAGGGCAGATGCATTTTGCCTGTTCTACATACTGCAGGGGGGTTAGTAGGGGGAGATTTACTTGATTTTGAAGTAAATCTTGAAAAAAACTCTAAGGTTTTGTTGACTACTTCTTCAGCTCAGAAAGTATATGGATCTGTTGGAAGATCTAAAATCAATCCAAAAGGAATTTTTTCAAAGCAAAAGAATCTCATAAACATTCTTGACAATTCTCATTTGGAATATCTCCCCCAAGAAACGATTATCTTTGCAAATGGTTTATATGAGCAAAAGTTTAAAATATCTATTTCAGAAACTTCAAGTTTTTTATTTACTGATTTAATAAGACTTGGAAGATCTTCTTCTGGAGAGTCTATTGAAAGTGGAGTTTTTAGGTCCAAATTAGAAATTATGAGAAATAATGATTTATATGATGATTGGGAATATGTTGATCAAATTGAATTATCTAAAGCAAGTTTTGTGGCCAAGTCAGGTATGGATTACATGCCCGTTTTTGGATCCTTAATTTGGATTTGCGAAAAAGATTTTTCCAAATCAAAAATAAATAATCTAGTGGTAAATATAAAAAAGATTTTTTATGAAAATGATAATAATTTATCTATTGGAATTCTTGAAAATGGTGTCTCTGTAAGATTCCTAGGGAGTTCTTCTCAAGATGCTAGGAAATGTTTTTTTTGTATTTGGAAACAAATTAGGTCTGTGTGTGGATTTTGTGAGCCAAAATATCAAGGTGTATGGCCTTTACAAGATTCTATGAATTATTAA
- a CDS encoding urease subunit beta — protein sequence MSNLIPGEIIPEQGEIELNLGKEVKTVTVSNSGDRPVQVGSHYHFFEANRALIFDREITLGMRLNIPAGTAIRFEPGDTTDVKLVPFTGLRNAFGFNSLVNGSLDS from the coding sequence ATGAGCAATTTAATTCCTGGCGAAATAATTCCTGAACAAGGTGAAATCGAACTAAATCTTGGCAAGGAAGTTAAAACTGTAACCGTTTCGAATTCTGGTGATAGACCTGTGCAAGTAGGATCTCATTATCATTTTTTTGAAGCAAATAGGGCATTAATTTTTGATCGAGAAATAACACTTGGTATGCGTCTTAACATACCAGCAGGAACAGCAATTAGATTTGAACCAGGAGACACTACAGATGTCAAATTAGTACCATTTACAGGTTTGAGAAATGCATTTGGTTTTAATTCACTAGTTAACGGTTCTTTAGATAGTTAA
- the ureG gene encoding urease accessory protein UreG: protein MSSKLRVGVAGPVGSGKTALLETLCLSLKKNYEIAVVTNDIYTKEDANFLINKKVLEEGRIIGVETGGCPHTAIREDCSLNKNAVLDLENKYNPLDFVFVESGGDNLASSFSPELVDLSIYVIDVSAGDKIPRKGGPGITRSDLLLINKIDLADMVGADLNIMKSDTEFMRKDKPWFFTNLSCGIGVEKITQFLESHIPNNRN from the coding sequence ATGAGCAGCAAATTGAGAGTAGGGGTTGCTGGGCCGGTAGGTTCAGGAAAAACTGCATTATTAGAGACTCTATGCTTAAGCCTTAAAAAAAATTATGAGATAGCAGTTGTCACCAATGATATCTACACCAAAGAAGATGCTAATTTTCTAATAAATAAAAAAGTTTTAGAGGAAGGAAGGATTATTGGTGTAGAAACAGGAGGTTGTCCTCATACAGCGATAAGAGAGGATTGTTCCTTAAATAAAAATGCAGTTTTAGATTTAGAAAATAAATATAATCCTTTAGATTTTGTTTTTGTAGAAAGCGGAGGTGATAATTTAGCATCTAGTTTTAGTCCAGAACTTGTAGATTTATCAATATACGTTATTGATGTATCTGCAGGAGACAAAATTCCTAGAAAAGGGGGACCAGGGATAACAAGATCAGATTTATTATTAATAAACAAAATTGACTTAGCAGATATGGTTGGTGCAGATTTAAATATTATGAAAAGTGATACGGAATTTATGAGAAAAGATAAACCTTGGTTTTTTACCAACCTTAGTTGCGGCATAGGAGTTGAAAAAATAACTCAATTTTTAGAATCTCATATACCAAACAATCGAAACTAG
- the ureE gene encoding urease accessory protein UreE, giving the protein MRMNKQIVVTDWIKEKPKLGSFLKLTLSSDERRILRGRRLTDCDQEIFLQLPRKGKLNDGDILLTNESNYFVEIIAKIEDLIEISSNSKIELIKTAYHLGNRHVEVEIEESIILTKSDYVIKNMLLSFEVDVKNTKKKFFPERGAHSHE; this is encoded by the coding sequence ATGAGAATGAATAAACAAATTGTTGTAACTGATTGGATTAAGGAAAAACCGAAATTAGGTTCATTTTTAAAACTTACCTTAAGTTCAGATGAAAGAAGAATATTACGAGGTAGAAGATTAACTGATTGTGATCAAGAAATATTTTTACAATTACCTAGAAAGGGCAAATTAAATGATGGAGATATTCTTTTAACTAATGAGTCAAATTATTTTGTAGAGATAATTGCCAAAATAGAAGATTTAATTGAAATAAGTTCAAATTCAAAAATTGAGCTTATTAAAACTGCTTATCATCTAGGCAATAGGCACGTGGAAGTAGAAATCGAAGAAAGCATTATTCTAACAAAAAGTGATTATGTCATTAAAAATATGCTCCTTAGTTTTGAAGTTGATGTAAAAAATACTAAGAAAAAGTTTTTTCCTGAGAGAGGAGCCCATAGTCATGAGTAA
- a CDS encoding urease accessory protein UreF: MSKSHLLKYLLISPNLPVGGFCYSEGMESYLHNKNLKDSNSVKELIISELKIGQIRLDARLLLNFFDIFNEINDSKINLKSNLQKLMSLDKWILSSKDSLEMREQQIQMAKSLFDLTKEFGFEYLYENNKKSSWSLAWSWACYCFEITKLEMVENFFYSWSANQLSAALRIIPIGSTDAQLIQRDLLAIISKVSKEIMDKDIDDIYFGNVGLAMAQQKHNDLYTKLFRN, translated from the coding sequence ATGAGTAAAAGTCACTTATTAAAATATTTATTAATAAGTCCTAACCTACCAGTTGGAGGATTTTGTTATTCTGAGGGAATGGAGAGCTATCTTCATAATAAAAATTTAAAAGACTCAAATTCGGTAAAAGAATTAATCATAAGTGAACTAAAAATTGGCCAGATCAGACTAGATGCAAGACTTTTATTAAATTTTTTTGATATTTTCAATGAGATAAACGACAGCAAAATAAATTTAAAAAGTAACTTGCAAAAGCTAATGAGTCTGGATAAATGGATACTCTCATCAAAGGACTCTCTCGAAATGAGAGAACAACAAATTCAAATGGCAAAATCTCTCTTTGATTTAACCAAAGAATTTGGATTTGAATATCTATATGAAAATAATAAAAAAAGCTCCTGGTCATTAGCTTGGAGTTGGGCTTGTTATTGTTTTGAAATTACGAAGTTAGAAATGGTTGAGAATTTTTTCTACTCGTGGAGTGCAAACCAACTTAGTGCTGCATTAAGAATTATTCCTATTGGGTCAACAGATGCGCAATTAATTCAGAGAGACTTATTAGCAATAATTTCTAAAGTTTCTAAAGAAATTATGGACAAAGATATTGATGACATTTATTTTGGCAATGTAGGTTTAGCTATGGCACAACAAAAACATAATGACCTTTATACAAAACTTTTTAGAAATTAA
- the urtB gene encoding urea ABC transporter permease subunit UrtB, producing the protein MELLLDSLFNGVAIGSVLLVAALGLAIVFGLMGVINLAHGELMMLGAYTTYVTQLIFKLPLLKPFYNSYIIVSIFLAFIVSGVVGILLEKTIIRKLYGSPLETLLATWGVSLILQQFVRSVPLAYGTGLVISLLIGLFLPATFPSKIKESINFKYFKFSSWIFAALTGVMTGSVISSSVSKLSRASARNVDVTAPSWMRGQVEIIGTAFPKTRLMIIVITLISVIAITLFLNQSAWGMRIRAVTQNRQMSDCLGISTEKVDIITFGIGSGLAGVAGVAVSLLGSVGPNVGGNYIVGCFMVVVLGGVGNLLGTVLASFGIGIMTDLIGAGRLLSIWPDMPLPLSNTINFFATTSMARVMIFALIVIFLQFKPTGLFPQKGRMVEN; encoded by the coding sequence TTGGAGTTACTTCTCGATAGTCTTTTTAACGGTGTTGCAATCGGATCTGTACTACTTGTTGCTGCATTAGGTCTAGCAATTGTTTTTGGTCTTATGGGTGTAATAAATCTTGCCCATGGAGAACTTATGATGCTTGGGGCTTACACAACATACGTAACACAATTAATTTTCAAATTACCTTTATTAAAACCTTTCTACAATTCTTACATAATAGTTTCTATTTTCCTCGCTTTTATTGTTAGTGGGGTAGTAGGCATTCTCCTGGAAAAAACCATAATAAGAAAGCTTTATGGAAGTCCACTAGAAACACTTCTCGCAACTTGGGGCGTAAGCTTAATTCTTCAACAATTTGTAAGAAGTGTACCTTTAGCTTATGGGACCGGTCTGGTTATAAGTCTATTAATTGGTTTATTCTTACCAGCAACATTCCCTTCAAAAATAAAAGAATCAATAAATTTTAAATATTTTAAATTTAGTTCTTGGATATTTGCCGCTTTAACTGGGGTCATGACAGGTAGCGTAATCTCATCCTCAGTCAGCAAACTTAGTAGAGCAAGCGCAAGAAATGTTGATGTAACAGCACCCTCATGGATGAGAGGTCAAGTAGAAATTATTGGCACTGCATTTCCTAAAACAAGATTAATGATAATTGTCATTACTCTAATCTCTGTAATAGCAATTACATTATTTCTTAATCAAAGTGCTTGGGGGATGCGTATAAGAGCAGTTACTCAGAACCGACAAATGAGTGATTGCCTTGGTATATCTACTGAAAAAGTGGATATAATTACTTTTGGAATTGGATCTGGCTTAGCAGGAGTTGCAGGGGTAGCAGTATCTCTTTTAGGTTCTGTAGGACCAAATGTTGGAGGAAACTATATTGTTGGTTGTTTTATGGTTGTAGTGCTGGGAGGAGTAGGAAATTTATTAGGAACAGTACTTGCTTCATTTGGAATAGGAATAATGACTGATTTAATTGGAGCTGGAAGGCTCTTATCAATATGGCCAGACATGCCTTTACCTTTATCAAACACAATCAACTTTTTTGCGACCACAAGTATGGCTAGAGTAATGATATTTGCACTAATTGTTATATTCTTACAATTTAAACCTACAGGTTTATTTCCTCAAAAAGGAAGGATGGTTGAAAACTAA
- the urtC gene encoding urea ABC transporter permease subunit UrtC, producing MSLSKIKFDKKIVLSFWIILIALIIAAPTLLPVFRLNLLGRYLSLSIVALGVDLIWGYTGLLSLGQGIFFALGGYCAAMYLQITSSSEFPNNIPEFFALYGVEKLPFFWEPFRSPVFTFFAIWIIPALVAGLIGFLVFRNRIKGVYFSILTQASLLVFFNFFNGQQKLINGTNGLKTDVTQLFGQMVGSESMQRIFFWITAILVIAAWFFAKWVVKGRFGNILIGIRDDEPRVRFTGYNPVIFKTIIFSIAGGLAGISGALYTVQSGIVSPQFMTVPFSIEMVIWVAVGGRGTLLGAILGAVFINYAKSLVSEALPASWMFIQGGLFILVVTALPEGVLGWIQGDGPRNLLQRFGLKRKIETYPSLEVNNKEENNE from the coding sequence ATGTCCTTAAGTAAAATTAAATTTGATAAAAAAATAGTATTATCATTTTGGATAATATTAATAGCCTTAATTATTGCAGCACCAACTCTACTCCCTGTATTTAGACTAAACCTTCTTGGTAGATACTTATCTTTATCCATAGTTGCACTTGGTGTTGATCTTATCTGGGGATATACAGGTTTACTAAGTCTTGGACAAGGTATATTTTTTGCACTAGGTGGATATTGTGCAGCAATGTATTTGCAAATAACCAGCTCTTCTGAATTTCCAAATAATATTCCTGAATTTTTTGCTTTATATGGTGTAGAAAAATTACCTTTTTTCTGGGAACCGTTTAGATCGCCTGTTTTTACCTTCTTCGCTATCTGGATAATTCCAGCATTGGTTGCTGGTTTAATTGGATTTCTTGTTTTCAGGAATAGAATCAAAGGGGTTTATTTTTCTATACTTACTCAAGCTTCTCTTCTTGTATTCTTTAATTTTTTTAATGGACAACAAAAACTTATAAATGGAACAAATGGATTAAAAACAGATGTAACCCAACTATTTGGTCAGATGGTAGGTTCTGAGTCCATGCAAAGAATATTCTTTTGGATAACTGCCATACTAGTAATAGCCGCATGGTTTTTTGCAAAGTGGGTAGTGAAAGGGAGATTTGGAAATATCCTTATAGGAATACGAGATGATGAACCAAGAGTTAGGTTTACAGGATACAATCCAGTCATATTCAAGACGATAATATTTTCTATTGCTGGTGGTCTCGCAGGTATTTCGGGAGCTTTATATACTGTTCAGTCTGGAATAGTATCACCTCAATTTATGACGGTTCCCTTTTCTATAGAAATGGTTATCTGGGTTGCTGTTGGAGGAAGAGGAACTTTATTGGGAGCGATACTAGGAGCAGTTTTCATCAATTATGCAAAAAGTCTAGTTAGTGAAGCGTTACCTGCTAGCTGGATGTTTATTCAAGGAGGGTTATTTATCTTAGTTGTAACAGCTCTGCCAGAGGGAGTTTTAGGATGGATTCAAGGAGATGGTCCTAGGAATCTTCTTCAAAGATTTGGTTTGAAAAGGAAGATTGAAACCTATCCAAGCTTAGAAGTTAACAATAAGGAGGAGAATAATGAATAA
- the urtA gene encoding urea ABC transporter substrate-binding protein, with protein sequence MRISRRILAGLATASLAVTATSCGGGGTSGSFDDTVTVGILHSLSGTMAISESTLVDTEKMAIEEINAAGGVTVGGKSYKIEYIVEDGASDWPTFAEKSKKLIDQDGVPVVFGGWTSASRKAMLPVYESKDAFLYYPIQYEAQECSNNIFYTGATPNQQSEPATDFMYKRSPAAGGDFFLVGSDYVFPRTSNTITKAQVKQLGGKVVGEDYLPLGNTEVAPIISKIKKALPEGGIIINTLNGDQNVAFFKQIQDAGITPSSGYYVMNYSIAEEEISTIGPEFLEGHYGAWNYMMSIDTPASKKFAASFKKRWGADRVVADPQESAYNMVYLWKQAVEDAGTFDDNAVREALVGQTFDAPQGPVEVMPNHHLSQTVRIGEINAEGGFTILEETGVVLPQAWNQKHPSSKGFACDWTDPSKGEKYKL encoded by the coding sequence ATGAGAATTTCAAGGCGTATTTTGGCAGGATTAGCTACTGCCTCTCTTGCGGTCACAGCAACTTCATGCGGTGGAGGTGGAACCTCCGGAAGTTTCGACGACACAGTAACCGTTGGTATTTTGCATTCGTTATCTGGAACAATGGCAATTTCTGAATCAACCCTTGTTGATACTGAAAAAATGGCTATTGAAGAGATAAATGCTGCCGGTGGTGTAACAGTTGGCGGTAAAAGCTACAAAATAGAATACATAGTTGAAGATGGTGCATCTGACTGGCCTACTTTTGCTGAAAAATCTAAGAAACTTATAGACCAAGACGGAGTTCCTGTCGTATTTGGCGGTTGGACATCTGCTAGTAGGAAGGCAATGTTACCAGTCTACGAATCAAAGGATGCTTTCCTTTACTACCCAATTCAATATGAAGCTCAAGAATGTTCTAACAACATTTTCTATACAGGAGCCACCCCAAACCAACAGTCAGAACCCGCTACAGATTTCATGTATAAGCGTTCTCCAGCAGCTGGTGGAGATTTCTTCCTTGTAGGTTCTGATTATGTTTTCCCAAGAACTTCCAACACAATCACAAAAGCTCAGGTAAAACAGTTAGGAGGTAAAGTCGTTGGAGAAGATTACCTTCCATTAGGGAATACTGAAGTTGCTCCAATTATCTCAAAAATCAAAAAGGCGCTTCCTGAAGGTGGAATAATCATTAATACACTTAATGGTGACCAAAACGTTGCATTCTTCAAACAGATTCAAGACGCGGGTATCACGCCTTCTAGTGGCTACTACGTAATGAACTATTCAATTGCTGAAGAAGAGATTAGTACAATTGGTCCTGAGTTCCTTGAAGGTCACTACGGTGCTTGGAACTACATGATGTCAATTGATACTCCTGCATCTAAGAAATTTGCTGCAAGTTTCAAGAAAAGATGGGGAGCAGATCGTGTTGTAGCTGATCCACAAGAATCTGCTTATAACATGGTTTACTTATGGAAACAAGCGGTTGAAGATGCTGGAACATTCGACGACAACGCTGTAAGGGAAGCCCTAGTTGGACAAACTTTTGATGCCCCACAAGGTCCAGTTGAAGTTATGCCTAATCACCACTTATCTCAAACAGTAAGAATTGGAGAGATTAATGCAGAGGGTGGGTTTACAATTCTTGAAGAGACAGGAGTTGTTCTTCCTCAAGCATGGAACCAAAAGCATCCAAGCTCAAAAGGATTTGCATGCGATTGGACAGATCCTTCAAAAGGAGAAAAGTATAAGCTTTAA